Proteins from a genomic interval of Deltaproteobacteria bacterium:
- a CDS encoding type II toxin-antitoxin system MqsR family toxin — protein MDRNQPYYSLAKIKSLIQRGLYRISNAAFYGARLLGLNDEEAVVNVIVKLQGKDFYKSMESHRFSGTWQDVYRPLISGRMAYVKLQISAEKEAVIIQFKAKDFPNEGI, from the coding sequence TTGGACAGGAATCAACCTTATTACAGTTTGGCGAAAATCAAATCGCTGATTCAACGAGGCTTGTATCGCATCAGTAACGCCGCATTTTATGGTGCCCGTCTTCTTGGCTTAAACGATGAAGAAGCGGTAGTGAATGTTATTGTGAAACTTCAGGGCAAGGATTTTTATAAGTCAATGGAGTCACACCGGTTTTCCGGGACATGGCAGGATGTCTACCGACCGTTAATTTCGGGTCGGATGGCCTACGTTAAGTTGCAAATATCGGCCGAAAAAGAGGCAGTGATCATTCAATTTAAAGCGAAGGATTTTCCCAATGAAGGCATTTAA
- a CDS encoding type II toxin-antitoxin system MqsA family antitoxin, with protein sequence MKAFKSKLKTKIDDICPLCGKKGKVSIKIITDRIPYKKTHLLVEDTVLCVCGYCGEGYYTPEQFRAHSRQANIAVKKHEHLLLGEEIIRIRQKTGLPQQKLARRLGLSVKSFAKWESNQDVQSVQMDNLLRAIDRDPTLVDYLAAFRNAA encoded by the coding sequence ATGAAGGCATTTAAATCAAAACTGAAAACAAAAATAGATGATATTTGTCCTCTTTGCGGGAAAAAGGGAAAGGTCTCAATAAAAATAATCACCGATCGGATTCCCTACAAAAAGACGCATTTGCTGGTGGAGGATACCGTATTATGCGTTTGCGGTTATTGCGGTGAAGGCTATTACACTCCGGAACAGTTCCGTGCGCATTCCCGCCAAGCGAATATTGCCGTAAAAAAACACGAGCATCTCCTTTTAGGAGAAGAAATCATCCGTATCCGCCAAAAAACCGGCCTCCCCCAGCAAAAACTGGCGCGCAGGTTGGGCCTAAGCGTCAAAAGTTTTGCCAAATGGGAATCGAACCAGGATGTGCAAAGCGTCCAGATGGACAACCTCTTGAGGGCCATCGACCGCGACCCCACGCTGGTCGATTATCTGGCCGCCTTCCG